Genomic window (Rhododendron vialii isolate Sample 1 chromosome 4a, ASM3025357v1):
TTAACATACATTTTAGGACTTTGTTGATCTGCCTCAAACAAGTAGCTTGCCCACGTTGGAATTGTTCCTGGATCTGTTTAAGGGTCTGTCCACACAATAAGGACAAGAACATTGCAAGGCTCTCAATTATGCCGACCGCACATTTTGTTTCTGTGTGGAAGCCGTATTTATTAACCATTTCATTGCATAGCATTCCGAACACTTCCTTTTTCATCCCGAAGACTTTAGGACACTTTCTAGGATTCTCGAAATTTAATGCTGACATCACCCAATCCAAACCGTTGTTGCCCGACGTAAGGTACGGtatcctctgttttttttttttggggctgCTTTCATCAACTTTCTCCATTAGCATTTGTATGACATACAAGTCTCGCTGATGCACGGCATTTATGAAGTCTTTGTATTTAATGCCCTCCTCCTCATCCGATTACTCTTTGTTATCCTCCTCCTCATTTGATTCCTCTTCGTTAACCTCCCCCGTAACCAAATGTGTATTACGCATGGGATATGCCTCATCTGAGTGCATTTGTGAAGTTAAAGGTGTGTCCCTATTACAAGTTGTGTCACCCGTTCCATCATATTGACCAccttcgttacgaaaccaagCCCATTGATTCGATGTTCTTATAAGGGATGTTCTACCTTGTTGATCCCCCCATTCTAGCCAATGCATTTGATGGTTGAGAGAAGTTCGATGTGTTTTCTACAAATGTATGAGTACCTGACCCATACCAAACCCCCAGGTGTGCGTTGGATGAGTCAATGGTGTGTTGCAATGACACATGTTCAATCCAAAGTGTTATAATAATTGTTATACGCATATCTGTATTGGTCATTGGGGACATCTGCATAACGACCAAAGAAATTGTTTCCTGCGACAGCGTTTTCATTGTTGTTACCAAAATAGTTACCTCTTGATGGATCCATGGCCCCTATACAGTAAAAATCCATGTAAAGTCATTACAACCTTATGGACATAATCTTCATTTTCTGAAGGTAAACTATGTAAAATGATGGTAATACTTGAATGTTGCGAAAACTCGATAAGACTCCATTGAATGTAAAATCATGGTTCCGATGTACccactttaaattttttttaccaggCTCACCATAAGTTTGCAGGTCTACTAACAAAAGAAACGAAAATGGAGAAGAGAATTTAaccatttgtgaaaaaaaatgggtgggaatttatttttttcaagttcttTATTTtagacacagagagagaaagtttcATGTACATTTCCTACTAGCTCAagcacacacacagagagagagagagagagagagagagagagagggagaacacTACATACATCAACGTTCCATAGAAACAACAGTTTATCCCTAAATTTATATCTTTATGCGTGACCTTAATAACAAGTAAGCTATCTGAATTGTAGCATTTGCAATCCCCTGCGCGAAACACCGTGGAACGACTTCCAAACAAGATGCATTCAAAACAATTATGCATTACCAAATTCATAGCATTACCAAAGTTATGCAACATATATTAAAAACCAACTCATACAAATTATGCTTAACAGTACGTTGAATAAAATAGTTCCTAACAACTCAACTGAAACTTAACAGATTATAGTTCCAAACAATATCCGAATTAAAATTGTACGAAATTTGAAGTCTAGTACCCCAAACATAAGAAGACACAATAACAAACGAACAACGGCGTGGAATTTTGTAAATTGGGCCAAAGTCCTAATGGTAAGAACCATGAGGGAATTGGGGACCATGTGGGAATGGCAAACCTTGAGGGAATGGTTCAGACTCTTGATGGAATGCTTCATAACCCAGAGGGAATGGGGGACGACCCGGAGGGAATGGTTGAGAACCCTCAGGGAATGCTTTAGAACCCTGAGGAAATACGGGACCCCGAGGGAATGGGGGACGGGGAGGGAATGGGGGAGGTTGAAGGCCTTTTTTTTCAGGGGGAGCCTTGAAGTACTTAACTACGGCCAAAGCATGCTCTTTCTGAAGCCATTTAATCATTAGGCTAATGGTCTTTATCTCATAGAAAACATCAATTTTATGTTGTTGTCTTCGAAAAACAATACAAGCCCAGATAAGGAAATCTTCGTTTTCAccctcattttttaaaaagggaagggttttaattttttggacacAATCGTTGATGACCCATCTTCCCGAACGATTGATGATTATACTTGGGGATAACTTGAAACGGTCAATTGATTGGGCAATAGACCCGGAATCAAAGTCACTAGTCTTGTTAAACTTGCGCTTTTGCGCAGAAAACCCACTGCCCAATTTTGACGTTTGGCCTACTGTTTCTTTGCCCTTTCTACTAACCGGTGTCGTAGTTTGGTAGATGATTTTTTagaatgaattatgggttgTATTTTTACCATATTGCCTTTTGTCTTTAGTATGTTCTTATAACAGGTGTCACTTgcgtttttttcttcttctttttttttttttactttattattCAATAGTTTTTATTGGTTGTCTATTATTGAAGTCTATTATTCTAAAgtaatgttttgttttttcctttttttttgtttttcagatcCGCTTTTTGCCTTTGACTGTTATATTATTgtgttaaaataattatttttgatatgtaatttttttcctttttttaatttaaggaagacatttgatatttttatttggtattttagaattaaaataataagaCCAATGTTAAAAGTAACACTTTAATTTAACGACAAACacataacataaatataaagaaCAAtacaacaaacacaaacacttaatattacaaaacaaattaaagtaCAATCCgaagccaaaaaaaacaaaacacacacacacacacacacacacacacacacacacacacacacaaaccacgCCTACAAgcagaatgaaaaaaaatgaggcaaaaaaaaacaaacacacaagTTCAACAACATTACACAACCTTACTttggaaaataatgaaacaaaaaattccaACAGGCGGTTCAGAGCTAATTCCCATTCAAgtccaaactccaaagtgtCGAGGTGACCTAACATATATTGTTTTCCATAATGAAATCTCGCATAGATGCCCTTACAGTGTCCATGTCACGATCATCACGTTGGACCCTACTTCCATGGTTGCTGTTAGGTGCCGTAGTTTCTACTCCACGATTTGAAGGCAAGAAATTTGGTCGCCTATCATAGAAACCAAAAGGAATGTCAGGAAATTTGTTCCTTCTTATAAAATTATGAATCGCCATCGTTGCGGATACAAGAGCTACTTGTGTTGTCATTGTAAAGCCAACAGGCATGTCACAAATCAGAGGCCAACAAGCTTTTCAAACGCCATATGTCCTTTCAATGGTGCACCGAAGAGAGGAGTGTATTTTGTTAAACCTTTCAAAGTTGGTCCTTGGTGCGCCTCTGTCACGTCATTCAAGAGGGTGATATCTACAACCTTTGTATGGTGCTAGCTAACCACGAGTGTTTGGGTACCCGACATCTACCAAATAAAATTGATCTGAAGTGATTGTGCAATACGTTAGTTGTAAAATTTTAGTACGATTAGGGTGTAATACAAGTTAAGGAGAAATCGCAAGACTAACCTCCTTGTGGTGTTGAAAAATTTAACATAGGATTCCTTATGCAATCATAAAAAATTCTTGTGTCATGCGCACTTCCTTCCCATCCCGATAAGACGATAGTGAAGCACATATCAAAGTCACATGCGGCCATAATGTTTTGTGTTGGATATCCTTTACGACCAATCCATTTCTGTGTGGGGTCGCCCCTAGGTGGGTGGGCTTTTACATGAGTGCCATCAATAGCCCCAATGCAGTCCTACATATAGAAAATTGATTGGTTAAAAGCCCTAAGGCAACGAATTGGTTGGATACTCCTAAAACGAAtaaatcaattacaaaaaataCCTTGAAATGTGGATAATATATTGGATTGTTAGCAATTTTGCTATGCACTCCTTGTTGAGGCCATGGTCTAACCCAATCGATAGCCATGGCATTAAGGGAGTTTAGCACATTATGGAACTGCCTTGATATAGTCTCCCCCGAATGTTGAAAACGTTCGTGGGCATTTCTATTATTAGCTCGTTGGCCCATAATTCAGAGAAAGATAGCTACTTACTCAGCAACCGAGATTCGCTCGGATACTTGCAACCCATAATTATGCTCAAGTTGGTAAACAAGTGAAAAGAAATTCATTTTACTCATATGAAATGATTGATACATACACTTTGGGTTTCCCTCCTCCAGCTCGGTGACCCAAGCTTGACCAGTTAAAGCGGAGGTATGACACGGTTCCTTACACATGTACGTATCATGGTGGATGTTACATATCCCAACAGCAGCTCGTCGCATTTTTGCATTTGCCCGATGAGGCCTAGGATCACTCGACCCTTCCCCGGTATCAGACGGATCTCCATCATATGGATCTCCGCCATATGGATCGTCGTCGTCCCAATTTTCTTCATCGTAAATATCATGATCGTAATCATCCGGATTTTCATAATTGGCCATAAGAATTTGTAGGGGCAAACATGCACAGTGGTAGAATATGGGTGGTTTTGTTGCAAGTGGAGCTTTGTTTCATGTTAAAAAACACAGCCAAGTGTATGGGTATTTATACACATTCTTGGTTATTGTTTTGTAAAGCAAACCCCCCTTGCCAAGTTGGCTACAAACCTGCAAAACTATTGGCACCACCAAATTTTTTGGGAAGTTAAAATTACTATTCACATTTGGAGCTACTTCATGCATTATTGGGCTTTTCCCACAAATGTAACTTGTCCTTCATGCATTATTGTCCTCCCCATTTGCCAAACATCAAATATACAGccaaagaaaaggaaagctgGGAATTCAAAAACTGCAATGACTCGTGAAGTGCATTATTGGTTTCTTGAAAGCAGGAAAGCTTTGAATTATTGGCCTCCTTCTGATTGATGAAAAAACCCAATAATGCATGAACACACCCCATAGATGCAGATTCGGGCAGGGAACTACCCATTAAACCTTTACTCTCtaaagaatgaaaaaataagGAACCTCATGTTTAAACAACCAAATGCACTATACAGTAGTGGAACCATTAGTCTCAAATACTATCATTAGTCAGTACTCCACCACAAACAAGGAACCATCAATCTCAAATACTACCATTAGTCAGTACTCCACCACAAACAAGGAACCATCAGTCTCAAAATACTACCATCAGTAACACCAACAAaattattcactaccgaaacaCCAACTTCaccaccaaattaaagtgcaGAAAAACAGGAAAAAGTGTTGCAAACACAGTCATACAAGTCTAGTTAAAGTCTCATTGAAAACCACATAATTAAAACACGCAAGTCTAGTAAACACCACTTGAAAGAGGACAAGACATGAATTGAGGTCTCCAGCCATAAACTTATCGATTATTGAACCAATTGCCACCACCCATTTTCTGCAACTCTGCTGTATCCACCCTTTGCAATTCTTGGGTTATGAAGTGGTACCTCCTAATTCGTCCGGGCAAGTCATGAAAAGCGTTTGCGTCATCGCATCTCTGAAAAGGTTATGGGCTTTTGCCCACAACGTTGGATCTGTGTCAAATTCAGGGAGTAACGATAGTTTCTCACTGCATTCTTTTATCGTTGGAATGTTAGGGGCAGCACGGTGGACGGAGGAGGGAGAACTTGCACTGTCAGTTGAGTCGCAGATTTGTTGCATGCAAGCTTCAAGTCTTGAGCCCATGGTACCCTTTTTGCCTTTGCCTTTCTTCGTAGCCGATCCATCAACACGCCTCTTTTTGGACACATTTTCTAGTGCGTGCATCAACTCTTGAACCTCAACATCATCATCCAATAATGCATCAATGTTGTCCACCTCCAAATTTATTGTACGCTCTTTCGGGGCAGCTGGAACTGAGCCTGAACTAGGTGTGTGCATATGCTCACCAGTAGCTGTGTTGCTACCAAAAAGGATGCGCATTTCCTCCTCCAGTGGCAAGGGCTTTTCCTTGAACTTGATGCACTCAGGATGGCACTGCAAATATTCATATcatttagggaaatgatttaaAAATAACCTCTGTATTTTGTACAAAGAAAAACATATTCAGAAAGCACAATACAGTGCTTGAAAGAAATTGGGAGGAAGGAATACCATCAGCTTGAGATCCCACCACTCCTCTGATGCTGTAATAGCACCCGTGTCTGGATCCCTACGTAGTCCGCTTTCACCTAAAATCAAGTGTTGCCACTGCTGCCACTTCTCTTTCAGAACACCCCATTGATTCTTCAGTTGGCTTCTGTCATAATCCTTTCCCCTTTGTTCATTAAATTTCTTAAGAACATTGGCCACCCAATCTTGGTAAGTTAGGTTTCTTCTTTGTACTCAGCACCTCCCAACTCTTCCACACATGCTTGGATGAAGCACTCTTTGGATTGTGCATCCCAAATTGCTTTCATAGCTGCAGTTGCCACTTTTTTTCCTCTCGAAGACGTTGTTTGAGTGGAAGATATGTCTATAGTGGTGGATAAACAAAATTATACGTtctgaataaaaagaaaacacaactaTCCACGAATCGAAAGGTACAACCACATGATTCCTTCAATGACCATCAATCACAAAGGGAAGTTCTATTGGCAGCAACCTATGGGAATATTACATATCTGTACACATGTTTTACTTCTTTCATCTACTATTTCATCATAGTATTGTAGGTAGACAACATTCATACTATCATCGCAAATAATTGCCTTAACATAATTCCAGGTAAGGAAAATGGTACTCAGGTTCAACACACAGGTAACAATTACAACTAAACAAGCCAACAATCATACTCCGAATTAAATTAAAACTACAATAAGTTTCCGGTACATCTTGCCAATTCCCAATACAacataataatgacaaaaaGTTGGGAAATTACAAAATAACATGGACAACAGTACTTGGCTAACACATAGGCATACTATAATCTGAATT
Coding sequences:
- the LOC131323899 gene encoding uncharacterized protein LOC131323899; its protein translation is MLMEKVDESSPKKKKQRIPYLTSGNNGLDWVMSALNFENPRKCPKVFGMKKEVFGMLCNEMVNKYGFHTETKCAVGIIESLAMFLSLLCGQTLKQIQEQFQRGQATCLRQINKVLKCMLNLAAHEIKPKRDYNDPHPYLQVRPQYRHFKDCIGVMDGTHVFCKTKPKDAKKFQGCKKGHTTNIIAEQCMII
- the LOC131323900 gene encoding uncharacterized protein LOC131323900; its protein translation is MCHPECIKFKEKPLPLEEEMRILFGSNTATGEHMHTPSSGSVPAAPKERTINLEVDNIDALLDDDVEVQELMHALENVSKKRRVDGSATKKGKGKKGTMGSRLEACMQQICDSTDSASSPSSVHRAAPNIPTIKECSEKLSLLPEFDTDPTLWAKAHNLFRDAMTQTLFMTCPDELGVGVSVVNNFVGVTDGSILRLMVPCLWWKSKGLMGSSLPESASMGCVHALLGFFINQKEANNSKLSCFQETNNALHESLQFLNSQLSFSLAVYLMFGKWGGQ